DNA sequence from the Brevundimonas sp. NIBR10 genome:
TCGATGAACAGGGCGATGCGCTCGTGCGGAAGAAACGTCATGGACACCGCCGTGAATGAAGCTGCAGACCTTGCCGTCATCGACGAGCCCGGCGTGGCGCTTGACCTGGATCAGGCCGTCATCATCGCTCTGGGCTGCAATGACAAGGGGGTGTGGGCGTCCTGCACCGAGGCGCTGGGGGCGGCCCTGGCGCGGTTCCGGTCCGAGGGCATCGACATCGTCGCCCGGTCGTCGTGGTGGCGGTCACAGGCCTGGCCCGACCCGACCGACCCGCCTTTCCTGAACGGCGTCGTCATCGTCCGCACCGCCCATGACCCCCACGCCCTGATGCAGGCCCTCGGCCGGATCGAGGACGCCTTTGGCCGCCAACGCTCCATCCGCAACGCCCCGCGCACCCTCGATCTTGACCTGATCGCCTACGGCCGTGAACAGGGCGACTGCGCCGGCCTGATCCTGCCCCACCCTCGGGCGGCGGAACGGCTGTTCGTCATGGGACCGCTGGCGGAGATCGCGCCGGAGTGGGTGCATCCGGCGGGGGATACGGCGGCTAGTCTCAAAGACAGTGCAACGGTGGGCATCGACGCACGGTCGATGAGTTCCTGACCATGTTCTTCAAGCGCGCCTGTTGTTTTTGTAGTCAAGCCATCGAAAGGTCGGACGACGCCGCCGTCGAGATCGTGCTCTCAAACCTGTGGCACCCGAAATCGGTTCAAGGGCTACACGCGCATTCGACCTGCGTAACGGCCGCATTCCCCGATCGTGCCATGGTCGACCCAGATTGTCTGATCGACTGAGCTGCCCCAAATCCGCCCCTGTGGCGTTGCACAAATCAGTGCATATCTGTATGGGGCGCGGTTCTCCCGCCGACAATCGTCCCGACACCGAAGGATTCCCATGGCTCGCGTCACCGTCGAAGACTGCATCCAGAAGGTTCCGAACCGTTTCGGACTGGTCCTGCTGGCCGGCAACCGCGCCCGCGCGATCGCCAACGGCGCGCCGCTGACCCTGGATCGCGACAACGACAAGAACCCCGTCGTGGCCCTGCGCGAGATCGCCGACGAGACCGTGATCCCCGCCGACCTGCTGGAGACCGTCGTGGTCGCCCTGCAACGCGTCGACGAGCGTACCGAAGCCGAGGACGAGGCGGAAATCGTCGGTCTGCTGGCCGAGCCGCAGCACATGAACATGGCCGAGCAGGAGCTGATTCGCGCCCTGCAGAGCGACCGGGACGGCGGGCAGGAGGAACGCTACTGACGGCGGAACCCGCCAACGGTATCACCATCCTCCCGGCGCGGGTCGCCAAGTCCCCGCCGCCGCAGAACGTCGCCAACAACAACGATCCCGTTTCGCCGCCCGCAGAGCCCCTGCCGGCGGCGAAACGCATTCCGGTCCTGCGCCAGTTCGAGCTGATCGAGGCGGTCAAGGCCTATGACCCCACCGCCGACGAGGCCCTGCTCAACAAGGCCTATGTCTATGCGATGAAGATGCACGGCTCGCAGTTGCGGGCCTCGGGCGATCCCTATTTCGCCCACCCGATCCAGGTCGCGGGCATCCTGACCGACTACAAGCTCGACACCGCCACCATCGTCACGGCCCTGCTGCACGATGTGGTCGAGGACACCTCGGCGACGCGTGACGACATCGCGGCCATGTTCGGCGAGGAGATCGCCGTCCTGGTCGAGGGCGTGACCAAGCTGTCCCGTCTCGAACTTCAGGCCGAGCACACCCGCCAGGCCGAGAACCTGCGCAAATTCATCCTGGCCATCTCCAAGGACGTCCGCGTCCTGCTGGTGAAACTGGCCGACCGTCTGCACAACATGCGGACGCTGAAATACGTCAAGCCCGAGAAGCGCGAGCGCATCAGCCGCGAGACGCTCGAGGTCTATGCGCCCCTGGGTCGCTCCATCGGCATCCACTCGATCGCGTCCGAGCTCGAGGAACTCGCCTTCGAGCACCTGAACCCCACCGCCCGCACTGCCATCGAGCGGCGGCTGGAAGCGCTGAAGCTTGAACACGGCCGCGCCACCGAGGTCGTGGCCCACGAAGTCGAGCAGGTGCTGTCCGAGGCCGGGATCGTCGCCCGCGTCTTCGGCCGCCAGAAGACGCCCTACTCGATCTGGCGAAAGCTTCAGCGAAAGACCGTCGGCTTCTCGTCCCTGTCCGACATCTACGGGTTCCGCGTGATCGTGCCGTTCGAGGACGACTGCTACCGCGCGCTGGGCGTCATCCACCGCGCCTGGCCCATGGTGCCCGAGCGGTTCAAGGACTTCATCTCGACGCCCAAGTCGAACAACTATCGATCCCTTCACACCACCGTCGTGGGCCCGGGCGGCCTGCGCATCGAGATGCAGATCCGCACCGAGACGATGGACCGGATCGCCGAGGACGGCGTCGCCGCCCACTGGGCCTACAAGAACCAGTCCTACGGTCTGGACAAGGAAGCCATGGCCGCCGAGGGCGGGCGCGATCCGCTCCAGAACCTGCGTCACCTGGTCCAGGTGGTCGAGCACGGGGAGGGGGGCGAGGACTGGGTCGAACACGCCAAGCTGGAGATGTACCTGGATCAGGTCTTCGTCTTCACGCCCAAGGGCCGGCTGATCACCCTGCCGCGCGGCGGCATGGCGCTGGACTTCGCCTATGCCGTTCACACCGAGGTCGGCGACACGGCCGTCGGCGTCAAGATCAACGGCGAGCTCAAGCCGATGCGCACCGCCCTCCAGAACGGCGATGTGGTCGAGGTGATCCGGGGCTCCAAGCGCGAGGCCCCGGCCGACTGGCGCTCCCTGACCGTGACCGGCCGAGCCCGTTCGGCGATCCGCCGCCACATCCGGGGGGCCGAGCGCGAGGAGTTCCTGCGTCTGGGCCGCGCCAGTCTGGATCAGACCGTCACCAAGGCCGGCAAGGCCCTGGAACAGGTCTCGCTGAAGCCTGTGCTCGAAGTCCTCGGCGTCGCCACCGAGGCCGACCTGTTCGAGGCGATCGGACGGGGCCGGATCTCGCCGGTCAAGGTCGCCGAACTGTTGTTCCCCGCCCTGATGGGCAAGATCAAGCCGGCCCAGCAGCGCAAGCCCATTCAGGACGCGCGCGCCCGCCTGTTCGTGCGCGGCGGGGGCCTGACGCCCGGCGTCAGCGTCCATTTCGGGGCCTGTTGCACGCCTCTGCCCGGAGACCGCATCGTCGGTATCCTGGAGCCCAACAAGGGCCTGACCGTCCACACCATCGATTGCCAGCAGCTGGCCGAATACGCCGACGACGACACCGTCTGGCAGGACCTGCAATGGACGCCCCAGGCCGAACAGAGCGCCCTGGGCATCGCGCGGTTGAAGGCCACGGTGCGCAACGGCGTCGGCGTCCTGGGCCAGGTCACGACCCTGATCGGCGATGCGGGCGGAAACATCCGCAACCTGAACCTCTCCCATCGCCACCAGGACTTCTTCGACCTCAACTTCGACGTCGAGGTCGAGGACGCCAAACACGCCACCATGATCATGGCCGCCCTGCGCACCAATCCATCGGTGGACACGGTTGAGCGGCTGAAGGGCTAGGGCTAAGAGCCCTTCCATGAACACCGAAGACGTCCTGAACGAGTTCCGCGCCGCCGGTGCCCTGCGCGAGGGGCATTTCGTGCTGTCCTCGGGGCTGCACAGTCCGGTATTTCTGCAGAAGAACCTGGTCTTCATGCACGCCGACCGCTGCGCCCGGCTGTGCAAGGCCCTGGCCGAGAAGATCACGGCCACGGTCGGCCCGGTCAATGTCGCCATTTCCCCGGCGGTCGGCGGCATCATCCCCGGCTATGAGACCGCCCGCTGGCTGGGCGTCGCCTCGCTCTACGTCGAGCGGGAAGGGGGCGTATTCAAGCTGCGGCGCGGTTTCCAGATCGAGCCGGGCCAGAAGGTGGTGATGGTTGAGGACATCGTCACCACGGGCCTGTCGTCGCGCGAATGCATCGCCGCGATCAAGGAGGCCGGAGGGGAGGTGGTCGCTGCCGCCTGTATCGTCGACCGCTCGGGCGGACGGGCCGATGTCGGCGTGCCCCTGATCGCGCTCGCGACCCTGGACGTGCCGGCCTATCCCGCCGACGCCCTGCCGCCCGAACTGGCCGCCATCCCGGTGCAGGATCCGGGTAGCCGGCGGCTGGCCACGGCCTGAAAATGAGCGAGCGTCTGCGCCTCGGCGTCAACATCGACCACGTCGCGACCGTGCGGAATGCGCGCGGTGGCCTCTATCCCGATCCCGTCCGGGCGGCACGCGAGGCGCTGGCGGCCGGGGCCGACGGCATTACCGCCCACCTGCGCGAAGATCGGCGCCACATCTCGGACGGCGACATCGACGGCTTGTCGGCCCTATTGAACGCCGAGGCGCGGCCGTTGAACCTTGAAATGGCCGTGACCCAGGAGATGCTGGCCATCGCCCTGCATCACCGGCCCCACGCCGTCTGCCTGGTGCCCGAAAAGCGCGAGGAACGGACCACCGAGGGCGGGCTCGACGTCGTCGGCGGCCACAACTGGATCACCCCCTTCGTCGGGCGTCTGAACGAGGCCGGGTCGCGGGTGTCGCTGTTCATCGGCGCTGACCCAGCCCAGATCGAGGCCGCCTACCGGACCGGGGCGGCGGTGGTCGAGCTTCATACCGGGGCCTATTGCGACGCCGTGCGCGAGGGCAGGCCGGAGGAGGCCGAGGCGGAACTGGCATCGCTGTCGGCCGGCGCGGCCCTGGCCACGAGCCTCGGCCTTGAGGTCCACGCCGGGCACGGCATCGACTACGAGACCGTCGCCGCCGTCGCTGCCATCCCGCAGGTGATGGAGCTGAACATCGGCCATTTCCTGATCGGAGAGGCCATCTTCGTCGGCCTGGGCCCCGCCATCGCCCGGATGAGGGCTCTGATGGACGAAGGCAGAGAGATCGCGGCGTGATCATCGGCGTCGGCGCCGACCTATGCGACATCCGCCGCATCCAGACCTCGCTCGACCGCTTCGGCGACCGGTTCAAGGCGCGCTGCTTCACCGAGATCGAGCGGACCCGCTCTGACCGCAAGCCCGACGCGGCCTGGAGCTATGCCAAGCGGTTCGCGGCCAAGGAGGCCTGCGCCAAGGCGCTCGGGACCGGGATGCGCCGCGACGTCTACTGGAAGGACATGGGGGTGGTGAACTTGCCCAGTGGCCAGCCGACCCTTGCCCTGACCGGACACGCCGCCGAGCACCTGGCCCGCCTGACGCCACAGGGGCATTGCCCTCACATCCACCTGACGCTCAGCGACGAGCACCCATACGCACTCGCCTTCGTGGTGATCGAGGCCTTGCCGCTGTCGTAATCAGGCTATAGGTGCGACGACCGACAACGCCGCCGAATGGGGGCTGGGGACAGGCCTTTCCGACGATGAGCGAAGACCACAAGCCGCACGCGCCCGACGACGCGCCGCAGCCCGTTGCGCCGGACGACCACGGGGTCATGCCGGCTCATATCGAAGCCACACCCGAAGCTGCGTCCTCCGCTCCAGTATCAGACCTGCCGGCGGAAGCCCCGGTCGAACCTTCCGTCGACCTCGAACCGTCAGCGCCGGTCGTGTCGTCTGACACGGTCAGCCTGGAACCGCAGGACGATCTCGCTCCCGTCGCCCCGGTGGTTGCGGCCGCCGCGACCGCTGCCGCCGTCACCGCCGACGGCAAGCGCCCGATCTGGAGCGACCAGGGCGATGCCCCGTTCGACGACGGCGACGAGCCCCTGACCCTGCGCGACAAGCCGATCAAGACGAAAAACATCAAGGGCCCCAAGCCCGTCCGCCCCGAACCTACCGCGGGGTCCGAGACGCTGGAGATCGTCAAGACGATCGTCTTCGCCCTGCTGATCGCCTTCGTGCTGCGCGTGCTGCTGTTCCAGCCCTTCACCATCCCGTCGGCCTCGATGGAGCCGAACCTGTATGAGGGCGACTACATC
Encoded proteins:
- the pyrE gene encoding orotate phosphoribosyltransferase is translated as MNTEDVLNEFRAAGALREGHFVLSSGLHSPVFLQKNLVFMHADRCARLCKALAEKITATVGPVNVAISPAVGGIIPGYETARWLGVASLYVEREGGVFKLRRGFQIEPGQKVVMVEDIVTTGLSSRECIAAIKEAGGEVVAAACIVDRSGGRADVGVPLIALATLDVPAYPADALPPELAAIPVQDPGSRRLATA
- a CDS encoding pyridoxine 5'-phosphate synthase, with the protein product MSERLRLGVNIDHVATVRNARGGLYPDPVRAAREALAAGADGITAHLREDRRHISDGDIDGLSALLNAEARPLNLEMAVTQEMLAIALHHRPHAVCLVPEKREERTTEGGLDVVGGHNWITPFVGRLNEAGSRVSLFIGADPAQIEAAYRTGAAVVELHTGAYCDAVREGRPEEAEAELASLSAGAALATSLGLEVHAGHGIDYETVAAVAAIPQVMELNIGHFLIGEAIFVGLGPAIARMRALMDEGREIAA
- the rpoZ gene encoding DNA-directed RNA polymerase subunit omega — translated: MARVTVEDCIQKVPNRFGLVLLAGNRARAIANGAPLTLDRDNDKNPVVALREIADETVIPADLLETVVVALQRVDERTEAEDEAEIVGLLAEPQHMNMAEQELIRALQSDRDGGQEERY
- the folK gene encoding 2-amino-4-hydroxy-6-hydroxymethyldihydropteridine diphosphokinase is translated as MDTAVNEAADLAVIDEPGVALDLDQAVIIALGCNDKGVWASCTEALGAALARFRSEGIDIVARSSWWRSQAWPDPTDPPFLNGVVIVRTAHDPHALMQALGRIEDAFGRQRSIRNAPRTLDLDLIAYGREQGDCAGLILPHPRAAERLFVMGPLAEIAPEWVHPAGDTAASLKDSATVGIDARSMSS
- a CDS encoding bifunctional (p)ppGpp synthetase/guanosine-3',5'-bis(diphosphate) 3'-pyrophosphohydrolase; the encoded protein is MPAAKRIPVLRQFELIEAVKAYDPTADEALLNKAYVYAMKMHGSQLRASGDPYFAHPIQVAGILTDYKLDTATIVTALLHDVVEDTSATRDDIAAMFGEEIAVLVEGVTKLSRLELQAEHTRQAENLRKFILAISKDVRVLLVKLADRLHNMRTLKYVKPEKRERISRETLEVYAPLGRSIGIHSIASELEELAFEHLNPTARTAIERRLEALKLEHGRATEVVAHEVEQVLSEAGIVARVFGRQKTPYSIWRKLQRKTVGFSSLSDIYGFRVIVPFEDDCYRALGVIHRAWPMVPERFKDFISTPKSNNYRSLHTTVVGPGGLRIEMQIRTETMDRIAEDGVAAHWAYKNQSYGLDKEAMAAEGGRDPLQNLRHLVQVVEHGEGGEDWVEHAKLEMYLDQVFVFTPKGRLITLPRGGMALDFAYAVHTEVGDTAVGVKINGELKPMRTALQNGDVVEVIRGSKREAPADWRSLTVTGRARSAIRRHIRGAEREEFLRLGRASLDQTVTKAGKALEQVSLKPVLEVLGVATEADLFEAIGRGRISPVKVAELLFPALMGKIKPAQQRKPIQDARARLFVRGGGLTPGVSVHFGACCTPLPGDRIVGILEPNKGLTVHTIDCQQLAEYADDDTVWQDLQWTPQAEQSALGIARLKATVRNGVGVLGQVTTLIGDAGGNIRNLNLSHRHQDFFDLNFDVEVEDAKHATMIMAALRTNPSVDTVERLKG
- the acpS gene encoding holo-ACP synthase, whose protein sequence is MIIGVGADLCDIRRIQTSLDRFGDRFKARCFTEIERTRSDRKPDAAWSYAKRFAAKEACAKALGTGMRRDVYWKDMGVVNLPSGQPTLALTGHAAEHLARLTPQGHCPHIHLTLSDEHPYALAFVVIEALPLS